The following coding sequences lie in one Psychrilyobacter atlanticus DSM 19335 genomic window:
- the eutL gene encoding ethanolamine utilization microcompartment protein EutL: MINDPLKAKVLGVKVIPNVDDKMAKELNLPNGYKSIGIVTADCDDVTYTALDAATKMAEVEVVYGKSFYGGAANANTKLAGEVIGIIAGPTPAEVKSGLDTIIDFVENEACFYSANEDDSIAYYAHCISRTGTYLSKTSGIKEGEAIAYLIAPPLEAMYALDTAMKAADVTMVSFFGPPSETNFGGALLTGSQSACKAACEAFADAVKYVAANPTKY; encoded by the coding sequence ATGATTAATGATCCGTTGAAAGCAAAAGTATTAGGAGTAAAGGTTATACCAAATGTAGATGATAAGATGGCAAAGGAATTAAATTTACCGAATGGGTATAAAAGTATTGGAATTGTTACGGCAGATTGTGATGATGTAACCTATACGGCACTTGATGCTGCTACTAAAATGGCAGAAGTAGAGGTTGTTTATGGGAAATCATTTTATGGTGGTGCAGCAAATGCAAATACTAAATTAGCAGGAGAAGTTATTGGGATTATAGCAGGTCCAACCCCTGCCGAAGTAAAGAGTGGTTTAGATACAATAATTGATTTTGTAGAAAATGAAGCGTGTTTCTATAGTGCTAACGAGGATGATTCTATAGCTTATTATGCACATTGTATCTCAAGAACTGGGACATATTTATCAAAAACTTCTGGAATAAAAGAAGGAGAAGCCATCGCTTATTTAATAGCTCCTCCTCTAGAAGCAATGTATGCTCTAGATACAGCAATGAAAGCTGCAGATGTAACAATGGTTTCATTTTTTGGACCACCATCTGAAACAAACTTTGGTGGAGCTTTATTAACTGGAAGTCAATCAGCGTGTAAAGCGGCTTGTGAGGCTTTTGCAGATGCTGTTAAGTATGTCGCAGCAAATCCAACTAAGTATTAA